A single Acyrthosiphon pisum isolate AL4f unplaced genomic scaffold, pea_aphid_22Mar2018_4r6ur Scaffold_1674;HRSCAF=2171, whole genome shotgun sequence DNA region contains:
- the LOC115034620 gene encoding metallo-beta-lactamase domain-containing protein 1-like → MYYDDSKFFNSDGVYEIDENIRVISTPGHTLTDVSVIVQTTKASIGIVGDLFESEDDIMDESIWLNAGSENPDSQKKYRKAIMEQVDWIIPGHGAMFSTRKYK, encoded by the coding sequence ATGTACTATGACGATAGTAAATTTTTCAACAGCGATGGTGTGTATGAAATTGATGAGAATATTCGAGTTATCTCAACCCCTGGACATACACTGACGGATGTATCTGTTATCGTTCAAACAACCAAAGCATCAATCGGAATTGTAGGCGATTTGTTTGAAAGTGAAGATGATATAATGGATGAATCCATTTGGTTAAATGCTGGTAGTGAAAATCCagattcacaaaaaaaatatagaaaagcTATTATGGAACAGGTGGATTGGATTATACCTGGTCATGGTGCTATGTTCTCTACCAGGAAATACAAGtga